The following is a genomic window from Mustela erminea isolate mMusErm1 chromosome 14, mMusErm1.Pri, whole genome shotgun sequence.
AACTCTTCCATATCCTGGCTCAAAGATAAGCATTTAACTCATTAGCAATCTTATAAATAGGTATGAGGTGCGGctttactttctaaaaattttattttatgactcgTTAGTCAGTGAAtgatccttttttcccccctctagaTACCATCAGTATTCCCccaatgcttttgtttttccctttataGGCTTTTCAGGATTCCCGAACGTAGATCAtaacaaagtaaaagaaacaacagggagaagaataaacagaaaaccaaGACGTAAATTCACTAAGGATGAATTGTGCCTACTTAATCACGTATTTGAAGAAACTCCTTACCCTGATTTTATCATTCGAAAAAAACTGGCTGAACAACTGTGTTGTCAAATATATGCGATTGATGTAAgtaaaattttcaaagtttttgtAGACAATATGGGGAATgcaacaaattaagaaaaagcttaataaattaagaaaaagcttAATAGTATTTCATCACATGGGACAAAGTATTGACATTTGGGTCACTTTTCTTGTTCATCTCAGTGTGGGTATGAATATGTTCTCTGTTTCCTGGAAAAATCTGACACTGGTGAGGCAAGTTTGGAAGCAGAAACCAGTCAAGAACATATTGCAATTATCTCAAATCAGGAGGACAATGGTGGTTTGGACCAGGCCATTGGTTGTAGTACAGACAAGATGGAAAGACTCATGATTGTTTGCTAAGAGAGCTCTGCATTCTGTCTCATAGCGTATGCAATAAAGAGGGCTCCAAAATGTTGGCTTAAGCAAATTGAAGATTGAAGTTGCATTTAATATAGGGCCCAGGAATGGAGGTTTTATGACAGACAGAAGCACTAAGAGTTTCACTATGGGCACACGATGTTTGGTTTGCCAATTAAACTTCCAGAGATGGGAAGTGAACAGTTGGGACATACAGGTCTGAAGTGCAGGAGAAAGGACTTGATAGGGTCCCCCCAACTGGCACAATAGCTTTAGTGGTTGCTTCACAACTATTTGTTGCATGAGCCAATATctttataagttttatttatttaagtaggctctacacccaacatggggctcaaactcaggactcccacctcaagagtcacgtgctcatCTGACTGAGCCTGCCATGTGCCCCATCATGAACCAAATCTCAGCTACAATTTTGGGAACCATTGATGAATCATCAGCTGTATGAAATTATTAGAATTgtgatatttttatacacacaATTATCATATTTCTCTTCCGTTATTGTCCATAAATCACTTGATTGATTGGTTGCTCGACAACAGGAAGACCTAAGTAGCTTCGAAGGATACAAAGTACAGGCAGATATAATGGAGTAATGATGTTCAATTGTAAAAGTTTCATGAACTAGAAACATTGTGAGGAAAATACAAACCAGCGATTCCATACAAataagtagaaaatctgaataagtAATAACCAGGAAAAAACTGGGTGGTCAGATACATAAACATTCTTAGGccgtgttttcttttctttcttttctttttttttttaaatactgtgttttctttacatttctggaTCCATGACTTGGGTTTCTCAAGTTCAAActatctttttggtttttttaaaagattttatttatttatttgacagagatcacaagtaggcagagaggcaggcagagagagaggaggaaacaggctccctgccgagcagagagcccgatgtggggttctatcccaggaccctgagatcatagggcagaggctttaactcactgagccacccaggtgccctcaaactgctttttaatctttattttaaaaatgtattcattgtcCATACTTGGCTGAGGGATAGTTTTATAAGAGGATTCATAATAGGAAGTTCACACATGAGTGTTCAAATTAGAATTGGAGGCACATGCTTAGAGAGAAATGTCTGTGATGTGATCTGGAAGCAAACATGGCTTGGGGGAGGATCTTAGGAAGCTGTTACATTAGAGGAAGTGAGCACACTTGCTTTTTGGTTGAGTCTTCATGAGATGATCTTCTAATTGGCCCTATGACATCTGACAAACTGACTCTTGCAACTCTGCTTTCTGTAAAATTATCAATGTTGGGCAGTTGCCAGAATGAGTGTTTGGAGGTGTCAGATTCACTGCGCATAGAGTTTTGTTTTAAGCAATCATCACGAGTGAATCGGAGATCCTTCCAGCTTCAGTGCTACTAATGGCCTCAAGCATTCCTGAACTTGGAGACAGAGGGGATTCCAGGAGTGTGCAAATGGCCAAAGGCCCCCCTCAGACACTGTTACCCATGCTACAGGACTAACTGACCTACCACAACCATGGCTTATTAGAATGGATTGTCTCAGAAAGCATTGCATCATTTCCAACCCACCCCCACAAAGTCCTAGGGATGATGGTTGGCGTGTATAACTTActttagggaggaaaaaaaaagggagactgGAAGTCCTAAGTAGAATACATAAGGTCACATCACATACACAGTCAAGTTATGAGACAAGCTCTTGCCTATGTGTAGCCTCAGAAAACAAATTTCGAAACACGATTTAGAACATGTGGAGTCATGAGTTCATTCTGGTGTGGCAGCTTGAGTAAAAGTAAGTTGTATGGGGgcagcacttgggtggcttggttaagcattcgactcttggtctcagctcaggtcttgatctcagagtccagagtttgAGTTGCACATGGGGCTCCACCCCTGGGCATTGAGCCTACttgaaaagcaaaaccaaaaaaccaaaaaaaaaccccaaaacacttGTGGTGTGGGGAAAATTCAGTGTGCTTGGGGAACAGCTGGGAGTGAGTTCTGTCTAAAGGCAGAGGAGGCTGCCAACAGGTTGGGGGCGGATTTGGAAAGGTTTGCAGGGACAGGAGTGAGGTGGTTGGGCATTTGGAACTATGCTGCATGGCTTCATCACCACAAGTGCAGCCCAGGAAagaaggcctttatttcctaCCTCTCACTTAAGGTCAGGAGGAGAGTCACTGACGAGACACTGAGATGAAGCTGAACTATGATCTCTCCCACCTTATGGAAATGCACCGTGCAATGATACCGGATAAGCCAACCTGATAAATCATgagtctcttttctctttagaaCTGGTTCCAGAACAGAAGAGCCCGCCTGCCactgaaagagagacagagaatatcCGCTGCTAGGAAACTGCACGCGTTCCCTATCCAGGATCATTCACATGGAAGCCTCCAGAACCCCCAGGCAGAGTCTCCCATCGGGGCCCTGGAGCAGACCTGCTCCTCTACCCTGAAGGCTCTTCTAGGAGGCACGGACTATTTCTCTCCTGAGACACAATGGGTTCCCAGTCAACAGGATGGCTCGGGGGACACTGGGGTCCCAGGCATTAAAAAAGAACTGAGCTGTGCTTCGGAGTATCCGGGTGACACAGGGAGTAGATTGTATCCCAATTTTTCATCTTACAGCTACGGATCAGTGATCTGTCTTCAACCTTCTGCTTCCATGCAGTATTTTGAGAAGCATGAGCCCAGCACCGGGCAGAGCTGGAACTCGAGGGCCTCCATTCTGCCACAAGTTCATAGTCAGCAAGAGGAGAGGTGGCAGCAACAGCAGGCCTGCTGTCCTTACCCACTGTATCAAGGTCAGCAGCAGAATGGCTACTTGCTATCCTCTACAGCAGCCTTGGCTTCAGAGGAATCAAGACACATTGTGTTCCAGGATCAGCTGATTATGCATCTGAATCCTGGGGATTCGGGGCAGCAGGTGCCCTTCCTTCAGTCACAACAGCAGGGCGGAGGCTTTCAAACCAGTAGTGGTCAGGTCTCTGCTAACACACAGTGAGCaggagaaggcagcagctttGGGCTGATGGGTCTGCAAAGGTCCACCACTGGGACCAAGGATGTGGCTCCAGAAAATGGTTCTAAGCTTCAGAAAAGAACAGCCATAGGTCATCATCCCGTGATCATCCACACAGCAGCCCAAGGCAAAGGCCTCTCTAGAGCCTGAGCCTAAGCCCTGTGTTCAGGGTAGCTCCATGAGCTTGATGGTCCTCCTAGTAGGGCGGCAGTGTCCCCCAGGGCTCAGCCCCTGGCTGTGCAGTTCATAGTGCCTTGGAGAAAAGCTGGACTAGAGTCTGGAGTAGAAAACCAGCCAACAGGGAGAACACAGGTGTCAATGAGCAACAGTTTGGGCTTCAGTAAAAAGAGGCTCTTAACACAGCATCTGCCCTAGATATcgttccctccccccacctcagagACAAGATAGCCTTCAAGAATTCTGAGGATACAAAGAACCCTCCCCTGCACTTTGCTGGGGCGGGGAGGGTTGTGGGAGTGGAGGTTGCCGTTGGGTTAGCCTGCAAGGCTGCTGCAGCACATCTCTCTACTCACAGAAGCAGGGCAGCAGCCACATGTCTTTGCTGGAGCCCTGACTACAAAGGCCATCCCAACAATGTCAGCTTGGTCAACGAGGAGGCAGCCCCTCAGGTGAGACCAATTGAGGGAGGCACTGGAAGCAGAGCTCTGAAGAGCCCCAGGGTGATCCTGTACCCTAGCTGGCAGGCAGCCCTCACCGGTCCTCTTGGCTGAGAGCTGCTGCCTGGGAATTGATTTAGAGTGTGGATGGGCACCAACAAGATCTCACAAGATCTGAGAGTACCCAGTTGAGCATTTAAAAGCTGTGTTGTTAAACCAGTGTTTTTGAGGACTAGCCTGGTCTCTGTGAACTTCcaactttgaaatgtttttcataattttgagCATTAGGGTACAGAATcatttctcaaacattttggAGCATTTGCTGTCAGTCTCCTATGCTTTCCCCTACACTGTGTAATGTGTTTTAacgtattttagatttttaaccCAAATCCTGTCCTATTAATTGCAGAATAAAGCATGTCTCCTACGTCTTTTTCAAGGCAATCCGACATGCAGATctatttcattttgcaaataccTCCCATCTGTTACTACAGATCAGACTGAGAGTAGGTGGGGAATTAGCAGCTGTGATGAGTATGATTTGCATAGTCACTTTGCACAGCCACTAGGAAATATTCCTAGTTAATATTCCTATTGAAGTTGTAGATGTTTGGCAAGTCTGCTACAGGATGTATCCTTTAAAGAAACTTGCATGTACTTACACAACATAGCCCCCGAATAAATATCACATAAAGTAATAATCCCGCACAATTCAAAATAATAGACCAGAACTGTCTAGCTGAGAGTTCTGGTATACAATGTTCAGTAAAAAATCAAGTTGCCTAATTTTTATAGCatgatgtttataaaaatgagatAAGAGCTTCATCAATAAATAGCATTGGTTATTCTTGGGTACACATATATGCAGCAAGAACAAAAACATGGGCTAGGTTTATATTCACTGAATCATGGAGAGTTGCAATAGGCAAGGAGGAAAATACCTTTTATATTATGATGCATAGCCTATATATACTGAGTTACAGCCAGGGGTAGCGTCATTGTCTACATTTCCCATTTCACACTCAGTATGATATTTACTATATTATGTATTATCAGTTTCTGCCAAAGGAATCCATTTACTTCTGATTGGCTTAGTTTATTTCCTCCTGTacagattttgaaaatttcaattCCCTTTTTTCATTGATTACCACAATATAGTTTCTAATCCTATAACCTGTTCATGTAGGGATTTAGATagatttttcttatattaaaagaatgtttgggacgcctgggtgctcagtgggttgaggcctctgccttcagctcaggtcatgatcccagggtcctgggatcgagtcccgcatcgggctctctgctcagcggggagcctgcttcctcctctctctgcctgcctctctgcctccttgtgatttctgtctatcaaataaataaatcttttttttttaaaaaaaaagaatgtttgtgtTCTTGGAATAACCCAGTTAGGTTATGAGGTATCCTTATGAATTTCTGGATTAaagatgctaatttttttttggttgctaATATTTTTAGTAAGATCATGACATCTGTTCATGAAGGAGAAGGCCtctaataattttctttagtGACACTATCTTTAGGGGTTTGGATCATGTTAAGATAGCTCTGGAATGAATTATGTAGGCCACCACTCATCATTTAAAATCTTGTGTAAAAATTTATCCCTTTATTAAAGGAATTTCCTAATGAATCAGTTTGGTCTGATGTTTTCTTTATCAGGAGAGTTTGGTCTACTAATTGTGTGTTTAAATGATTATAGGACAACCATTTCTCCTTGAGCTATTTTTGGCAAGTTAAATTTCTCCCTCAATATCCATCTCAcctgaattttcaaatttattgccATAAAGTCATTGGAAACATCCTCTTTATGCGTAGAGCATATAGAGTATGAGTAGTAGAGtaatgtattttgcattttgcagttcaaatttgtacttttatttttcttctttgtcagaGGTTTGGAAAAACCCAGGTAGTATGTATGGAGCTTGTATTTCCCTGTGGACAGGACTTCCCCAGGCCAAGGAGGGTGCCAGGAGTCGGGTCTGGGTGGGTGGACGTCCCTGTGGACCAGCTCAGAGGAACCTCTCAATTCAGCCTTGAGCGGTGGATCCTGCTCCCCGCAGGGCTATCAAAAGGCACCTGCTCCCTTGAGGTCCCCGCCGCCCTTCTCAGACTCCCACGTGCGTGCATCCATGTGTGTGCCCTTGCGACAAAGGCGTCCAGCCAGGAGCTGGTGCAAGTTTGGGGTCAGACTCCAGGCTGGGGCTTGTGGGGCTTTCTTCTGCAAGAACACTCCATCCAGCCAGTGTGCGGAGTGTAGCACGGGGACTCAACAAGGGAGTcctgtccctctctcactgctgtgCCTGAGAGCTGGGGACCAGAAGTGTCAAGTTCTGGCTCTGGGTCAGGTCCAGGTCCCTGGAGTTGTCAGGTGCCTCCTGTGAACGCCTGTTGAAGTGGGGCGGAGACTTGGGTGCCAGAAGCCACTGTTTTGCCTCTGGAGCAGGAACTGGATTTACTGGTTCATGATCTAGCTGGATCTTAGACTTGGGGGAAGAAGGTCAGAGCATCCTTTCGGTTTGGCGGGAGAGTTGGGACTCACCCGCCAGGCCTGGGTAAGAATCCACCAGCCATACTGCCGTTCAGCAACAGATCTCATTGGGAGGGTAAACAATTTATTTATgaatgtttttcacattttctgcaAAGAATGCTTAGAATAGGAttaagtcctgtgtcaggctccctgcttagtggagagcctgctaaatccctctgcccctcacctagcttgtgctctctttctctctctctctctacctccctctctctctttctctctctttctccctcactctgtcaaataaataaatagatgaaatcttaaaaaaaaaaaaaaagcaaaggcagtttcatttaaaaaaagaagaagtatagGCTTTACAAGAAATGGTATTCGAAGACCTTAGACATCTTCATGGAAAAGAATCAAGGAGACAGCTGTCTCACACTCTATACGAAACTTAAATTATTTCAGTTGGCAAATATCAGATCCATTTTCGTAACCTGTAGAACTCCTTCTACATGTATGTTGCAAATCTGGGAAGGTGACTAGTGATCCTAAGAGCTCCCATCTCTGACAAATCCTGAGAATCACATAAGGGAAACAGAATCATCCtgggaaatgatttaaaaataaaactaatggcATGGTATCAATGTTGTCAAATTGTTATATCAGAACCTTTTCAGACACATTTGTACCACTAATATGTgggtgtgtatgcacacacacgtgtgtctGTTTTGATTTCCAGATAATTAATGAACGTACAGTTCATATTAGGCACAATAACTTATGCTGGTTGTACTTCGATGATAAATACTGGGGTTGGAATAGTCTGACCCTTGTGTTTTAGTGTCTAATAGGTACCTAGACACGCTATGAAGGATATCCATTGCATGGCTGTTTGTAGTAGTGTGACACTGGTGTGTTTGCAGATATAAGCTATGAATTAGATCTGTGTGTCCTGACCTCATTCTAACACCTTCCAGtgcaaaaaagagaaagtgaaaggcTGAAAAGTTGtacaatggaacagaatgcaaTTTGATAACACAATGAAGTAATATCTTTTCAAGGATATTTTTGTTGTACAAAAGTAGAACCACACACACCCTGCTATATACCAACATAGTCTAGAAACGATCActtcaaaagaaaggagaaaatagaaaataaggataattttaaaaattgagataaaattgacatgtaacattgtgtaagtttaagtgTACAACACATGGAGTTGATACATTTATACTGCGGTGTGACTGCGTTGTCACATTAGCTCACACCTCACTCACGTCACATCATTGGCATTTCCTCTAGTGGTGGGAGCAGCTGAAATGGAATCTCTTAGCAAGTTGAGTGCTTGCAGTGGAGCTGTGTTGTCTTTGGTCTCTGTACTCTATTAGTTCGCCAGGATTTATGCATCTATTAGTTTCAGACGTGGATCCTTACGCCCCATCTGTCCTGCCCCCTGCAGTGGCGGGCCAGTTTATATTGCCACCAAGGGTGCACGAGGGTCCCGCCAACCATGTTATTGTTTCCCTGAGTTCACTGAGTTGTTTGTGTTCTCTTGAATCTCATggagtttcttaaaataattactaacaaaaaaaaatttcagataacTTAAAGCTCTCCTTTTCTTTGGGGTTAGTTACTTGACAATTACAGTGATGTGGTGGCATCATGTTTCCTTGCATTTCGTGTCTCTGCTGGTTTTGCATTGATGGCTCTGCACAGTCATGTCCTTCGGTCTTTTTAGACTGGTTTCTGTGGGGAAAAACTTCCACCAGGAGGTGGTTCTGTGGATGCTGGTGGGATGCATCGTCTCTGGCTCCTGGGAGGGCATGGTGGTAGCTTCACCAGTGGCATTTGCTGTTGGACAGATAGCGGGAATCTCCTGGGGCTGACATTGCAGAGGTCATGCAGGAGGCCTTGGTAAGTAATGTTGCTGGGGTCCTCAGAGGTGAAGGCTTCTTGGGTTCTCCTGTTCTTCTTTTATCTGCAGGGTGAAGTGGCTCtggctggtggggctggggggaaggcAGCAGCATTGGCCCGGGCCTGACAAGCTGCAGTCATGGCTTGGACCCAGGGGGCAGAGTACCCTGGCAGCACAGCCTGGGGATGGTAGGTCAAAGTCTCAAATCTGGCCCCAAGGGGTAGTCATGAGTCAGCAGCAGTATGCTCTGATGGTATAGGTGGTTCACTAAAGCCATGTTTGGGGACCTGGAATCAGAGCAGTAACAGTTCAGAACCATGAGTCGACACGTGGGTAGGACGCAGCAGTGGCCACACAGGAAGGCAAGGACAGTTCAAAGCCATGTCCTGGGACTCTGGCCCCAGCCAGCAATGAGGAGTCAGGGCCATGAGCAGAGACCTGGGGAGTTGGGCTCAGTGCTGGCAGTGCTCTCGGGCAGTGATGGTCCAGAGTCATCACCTGGAGTTCTACAGGCTCAGGGCAGTGGCAATGCTCCTGGGTGATGACCTGTCAGGGCGGCAACCTGAGTGCATCATGGAGCTCAGGGGAACAGTGGCAATGATGAGTCGGAGCCATGACCCGGGACCCAGGGGAAAGGGCTCAGGGCAACAGCTGGCTAGTCCTCACAATGACAGTTCAGAGCTGCAACCTGAGATCCAGTGGGTGGGTGCAGGCCAGAGGCCGCTCCTGTCTGAGGGGCTGTGGTATTTTGATCCCGGAGAGTGGGGCACAGTGGCAACTGGGACTTCTGGGAGCAAGCCTCACCCCAAGTGACAGCCCCAGCATGTGGAAGTAGACACAGTGGCGGGGACTCAGGCCGTTCCACCAGCTGGGAGCAGCACTGCAGCAGACTGTGAAATGCCTGGGTAGCAAAGCCTGCACGTGTCCACAGCAGTGAGGCTCTCCGGggttctcctgctctctttctccccctgcagTGACACTCCTCTTAGGGGATCCCTTGTGGTTCCAAGCTGCTCTTGACTGGCGAATGGGAAGATACAGGTTAATGCACTTCCCATAGTCTTCAATGTGgttcttttcaacttttgaggTCTCCAGGCTTTTGGCTGCTTTTTAAAGTCCAGAGCTTTCTCTGAGCTATTTTTggggacatttatttatttttatttttcctcattttatttattaaaataaagaaaaattttagttccagtataattaacatacagaattatattagtttcaggtgattAATATACATTCAGATGTACAAtcttatacattactcagtgcacATCATGATAAGTGTGCTCTTAGTTCCCTTTTACGAACCatgtcacccatcccccacccaccaaccGTCTGGGAACCACcgctttgttctctatagttaaaaatctgtcttttgtttgtctctttttttctttgttttgtttcttaaattccacatatgaatgaaatcatatggcacttgtctttctccaactgacttatctcagttagatttttttttttttaaagattttatttatttatttgacagacagggatcacaagtaggcagagaggcaggcagagagagagggagaagcaggctctttgctgagcagagagcccgatgtggggctggatccttgGACCCTGGAAtgataacctgagcagaaggcagaggctttaacccactgagccacccaggtgcccctcagttagttattttattaaaaattttgttgttgttgttgggggaGAGATGCACATTGAGACTTCCTAGTTCACTATCTTGCTGATGTCCTCCTCTACCTTTTTTGGTTCATTTCTTCTTATGGGAATTTTAGCGCATGGtgtctttaaagaaatttgtcAACTTCATCTAGGTTATCAGATTTGTAGGcagagtttaaatttttaaaattttaaatttaattaatttattttaaatattttatgtattaattattaatttattaataaatttatttttaataaattattttattttaaattaaatttattaactaaattaattgattaattattaattcatttttaaatatttatttattttatttatttttgaatattttatttatttacttggcagagagagagagagaacaagcagaggggagtgggagaggcagaggcaggctccccgctgagctgaggtgccgatgtggggcttgatcccaggaccctgggatcatgacctgagagctgaaggcagaagcttaaccgactgagccacccaggtgcccccgtaggccgatattttttttaaagtattccttTATTAGCTTTCAAGTTATCCTCTAGCTCAGAGATACTGTTTTTGGTCTACCAATAAGCATTGATCAAAAGCATTCTTCATTTCCATTATAGTTTTTTCATCAGTAGcatttatttttggttctttctaGTTATTCCCTGTCTCTGTTTACTTTACCCATCTGTTCTGGCATGCTATCTACTATATCAGTTAGAGTCCTTATAATATTAATCACAGCTGTTTTAAAGTCTGGGTTTGATATTCCGATATCCCTGTCAAGTCTGGTATTGATGCTtactctgtctcttcaaattgtgttttctctctttcttttgttgtatGCCTTGaaatttttcccagctttattgagatgtaattgacatacgacattgtgtaaatttatagtgtacaatgtgatgattctatatatatatattcattgggaaacaattatcagaatacagttagttaacacatccatcacctcatgtaattacctttttttttgtggtgagaacatttaagatacTGTTTTAGCAAATTTCatgtatacaatacagtattattgtaGTCagcatgctgtacattagatgcCTAGAACATACTCACCTTATAACTgaaatttattccttttgatggaTATCTCCTCATTGCCCCCAAGCCCACCACTGACTCCAGTCCTGGGCAACTACcaatctcctctctctttccatgaGTTCatctttttaagattccacaaaaagaacataaaatatgtaaGATTTTCTTGGTAGCCAGGCATCGTGTGCTGGGTAAAAGGAATTGCTTTACTAGACTTTTAGTAATATGGTAGTGAGGTGTGGGCCGAGGGGAAGCATTCTATCCTTCTATGATTAGgacttaatctttttattttattttattttaataaacatataatgtattattagccccaggggtacaggtctgtgaatcaccaggtttccacacttcacagcactcaccatagtacatacccttcccaatgtccataaccccaccaccctctcccaaccccccgacccccagcaatcctcagtttgttttatgagtcTCTTGtctcaagagtctcttatggtttgtctcccttcccatcccatcttgtttcatttattctttttctatcccccaagccccccacgttgcatctccacttcctcatatcagggagatcatttgatagttgtctttctccaattgacttatttcactaagcataatactctctagttccatccccatTGTAGGACTTAATCTTTTTATAAGACTATGCCTCTGGACTGTGGGATTCACAATTGTTTCTTGGATTCTTTTGTCTATTGTAGGTGGGAGAAGATGGGTAGGCTTCTCTCACACGGAGGGCTAGAGCTGGCGGAAGTTAGGTGTTCACCTCTTACCAGGTCAGGTTCAGTTCTGATAGGATCTCAGCAGGCTAAGTCTGATAAACTAGTTCTTCCTGAGTGTAAGTTTTGTTAAGAAGAACAGGATACtctgttgtatttaaaaaatggtttcttttgtCCTCCTCCTGGCAGAAGCACAAGGTCATTTGTCTATAATATTTATTGTCAGAATTTCGTCAAGCTTCCAGAGATAAGTCTCATGATATTGTGGTGCccctcaacaaaataccagcaaacccGGTTgaacagcatattaaaaggatcatatgccACAATCAGTTGAGATTTATTcttgggatgcaaggatggttcaacgtACCAAATCAGTAAGTGTCATGTAGTATACtaacagaattaagaaaaaaaatcaaatgatcatctcaataaatgcatttgac
Proteins encoded in this region:
- the CPHXL gene encoding cytoplasmic polyadenylated homeobox-like isoform X1, which codes for MALSPASGEQPKMQSVAWEDGSLQPCPVSHQPQSTGFSGFPNVDHNKVKETTGRRINRKPRRKFTKDELCLLNHVFEETPYPDFIIRKKLAEQLCCQIYAIDNWFQNRRARLPLKERQRISAARKLHAFPIQDHSHGSLQNPQAESPIGALEQTCSSTLKALLGGTDYFSPETQWVPSQQDGSGDTGVPGIKKELSCASEYPGDTGSRLYPNFSSYSYGSVICLQPSASMQYFEKHEPSTGQSWNSRASILPQVHSQQEERWQQQQACCPYPLYQEAGQQPHVFAGALTTKAIPTMSAWSTRRQPLRISSSFQR
- the CPHXL gene encoding cytoplasmic polyadenylated homeobox-like isoform X2, whose amino-acid sequence is MALSPASGEQPKMQSVAWEDGSLQPCPVSHQPQSTGFSGFPNVDHNKVKETTGRRINRKPRRKFTKDELCLLNHVFEETPYPDFIIRKKLAEQLCCQIYAIDNWFQNRRARLPLKERQRISAARKLHAFPIQDHSHGSLQNPQAESPIGALEQTCSSTLKALLGGTDYFSPETQWVPSQQDGSGDTGVPGIKKELSCASEYPGDTGSRLYPNFSSYSYGSVICLQPSASMQYFEKHEPSTGQSWNSRASILPQVHSQQEERWQQQQACCPYPLYQEAGQQPHVFAGALTTKAIPTMSAWSTRRQPLR